A genomic segment from Salvia splendens isolate huo1 chromosome 13, SspV2, whole genome shotgun sequence encodes:
- the LOC121760492 gene encoding uncharacterized protein LOC121760492: MCHLPVEVEHRAYWAVKEINMRPQSCEEERKLQLQELEELRLESYESAMWYKEKTRLWHDKNLRVKELQVGQRVLLFQSRLKLMPGKLKSKWVGPYTNVGLRANRAVEIKGSASNSTHFLVNGHRVKVFRDNSELCVVEEVPLRALSVIA; this comes from the coding sequence atgtgccatctacCCGTAGAAGTGGagcacagagcatactgggcggtcaaggaaattAATATGCGACCCCAGTCTTGTGAGGAAGAGCGaaaattgcaacttcaagagTTGGAAGAGTTGAGactggagtcatatgagtccgcaatgtggtacaaagagaagacaAGGCTCTGGCACGACAAAAACCTCCGAGTCAAGGAACTCCAAGTAGGGCAGAGGGTGCTCCTTTTCCAatccaggctcaagctgatgcccGGGAAGCTAAAGTCTAAATGGGTCGGGCCATACACTAAtgttggccttcgagcaaacCGAGCTGTGGAAATTAAGGGCAgtgcttcaaactctactcaTTTCCTTGTGAATGGTCATCGGGTAaaagtttttagggataattctgagttgtgcgTAGTGGAAGAAGTGCCACTACGTGCACTCTCTGTtatcgcctaa